The genomic interval GTCGCATCTGAAAGTCGTCCTGGCGACTTCCGGAATCGCCCTGATCTGCTACTGGGTCAATGACCTGGGAATCTGGCTCATGAAAGGGGAGAGTTTTGAAAAGATGTTTTATCTGGCCCTGGCGATTTTTGTCAGCGTGGCAAGTTATCTCCTCTTCCATTTCCTGATGAAAGGTGAGGAGCTGAGATTTATATGGAATTCGTTGAAAAAAGAATAGCGCTAATTCCTTTCTGGGCCTGGAAATATTATTTTACTGCAAATCCGAATCCTTCCAGTGTGTAAATTCCAAAAAGCGCACAGGTGGAGCAGAGCAAAGAATTTGAAAGGGTATAACCATTGTAGTAATAGGCTCTTCCCTTTGTCTGATCAGCGGTCATGGCCCCGACGATGAGGTCGTCAAATCCATCTCCATTCATATCTCCGGGTGAGGAAAGAGAGTCAGAGAAGAATTCATTCGAACTGTTATTGCCGGAAGCAAACGAAGCGTAAATATTCGAGACGGTGTTTAGATCAAGATCACCACGAAAAAGGTGGACTTTTCCAGCAGCTGCATCAACAATGAGTTTTCCATTTCCGTCAGTATGCGATTGAGTGATCTGGCCATAGGCTCCCACTGCAAAATCAGCGTAGCCATCTTTTCGAAGGAAATTGTTAATATCGGGTGCCGGAAAATCACCCACTGTGGTCGCGGAGAAACCAAAATTAGCTTGCGAGACCGCAAGGCTGGGAGGCAACCGGAGGGTGAGATCGGGTGTTGAATTGAGATTAACGCCTCCGAGAAAGAGATAGGCTTCTCCCGCATCCGGTTCGAGATCCGGTCCATTTGGTCCCGGATGAAAAGGGGCGCCGATCAGGAAATCATCGTACCCATCGCCATTTATATCTCTGATCCCTGTGACCATCCGTCCGTATCCATCTCCCGGTGTTCCCGAAAAAACCATCTGTGGCTGATTCCCGGGTTCGAACTCGCCGTAGTAGAGGTACGCCTTGCCGGCGTGGCTGCTGGTTCCGTCTCCCCCGGCGCCGATTAAAAAATCTGAAAAGCCGTCTCCATTGATATCTCCAGCCATCGCGACCGATATTCCAAAATGATCGCCGGGAGACTCACCGTTAAACACGACATCCGGGTTGGTTGAAATCGTCGCACCGCCGAAAAAAAGATACGCCTTCCCTGCGTAAGCACCGTTGCCGCTGTTTAGATTGGCGCCCACGAGAAGATCATCGAAGCCATCCCCGTTGATATCCTCGCCGGAGGCGACGGAAACCCCGAATTGTTCTCCGGGCGAGAGTCCCGTTAGAATCAGATCCGGGGTCGTGTGCGGATTGGGTCCTCCGAAATAGATATAAACCCTTCCCGCGCGGTTTCCTCCCGCACTGTTGTGATAAGCTCCGATAATCACATCATCATATCCGTCGCCATTCAGGTC from Nitrospirota bacterium carries:
- a CDS encoding FG-GAP repeat protein gives rise to the protein MIILHFKQAFLFPVVILLFFLLACSPKESTPPYLALFTTPSSTHHTIFGLRGRKNPGNQVVINNRVFVPADDASFWSSNVTLTGGNNTFVIKSINETGNESNPIEFHIFLDTTSPSLPGVTSPVTTVSNWSTSVSLQGTKDTGSDILLDGREIVSYTSSSLWSYTYSPKGTTTLHISSKNKVGNESAWTPITLNYQGALPPRLVSPLDGTRIKKSAGTPNLLFSWTDSSSQTFEMEIATTPDFSTTILRTNTLANPYLFDFSNPNTTLPLVPGAYFWRVGAYDPAGNLFFSSTRKLIYGKVKGDLNGDGYADLLVGAEKALGSGQVRVFLGGPDPSGGIFVPHANPNFTLQGESGDDLFGTALATGDLNGDGYDDVIIGAYHNSAGGNRAGRVYIYFGGPNPHTTPDLILTGLSPGEQFGVSVASGEDINGDGFDDLLVGANLNSGNGAYAGKAYLFFGGATISTNPDVVFNGESPGDHFGISVAMAGDINGDGFSDFLIGAGGDGTSSHAGKAYLYYGEFEPGNQPQMVFSGTPGDGYGRMVTGIRDINGDGYDDFLIGAPFHPGPNGPDLEPDAGEAYLFLGGVNLNSTPDLTLRLPPSLAVSQANFGFSATTVGDFPAPDINNFLRKDGYADFAVGAYGQITQSHTDGNGKLIVDAAAGKVHLFRGDLDLNTVSNIYASFASGNNSSNEFFSDSLSSPGDMNGDGFDDLIVGAMTADQTKGRAYYYNGYTLSNSLLCSTCALFGIYTLEGFGFAVK